One region of Fragaria vesca subsp. vesca linkage group LG4, FraVesHawaii_1.0, whole genome shotgun sequence genomic DNA includes:
- the LOC101299084 gene encoding exopolygalacturonase clone GBGE184-like — MAINTGMSWCHAFLIVCLVPLAHLATATERQIFPPVLPDILHGNYLAGHGGADPTEKIFNVLDFGAVTNGKKDSSLSLIRTWIAACRGTHTGKSRVVIPEGTFKAGPVIFQGPCTSKKPIIVEIRGTVLGANDLSLYKEPSWILIERVDGVIVTGRGTLDGQGSSVWKHVESCSGSNCSPLPPNLKFNRVTNGVIRGINSLHPKGVHIFITESQNIRVHWVQIEAPATSPNTDGIHISDSNNVRIARTRISTGDDCVGMIQGSTNIAINKVFCGPGHGISVGSLGKYETENDVRGIVVKNCTFNNTDNGIRIKSWPGSQPSLATGMIFRDLIMQNVKNPIIIDQEYGCNDKCNKAPSKVKISNVHYINVKGTTSSDIAVDLICSSHSPCEDIELRDIDLKYVGPKKVRTSSQCKNAKIGYGGIQNPPACR; from the exons ATGGCTATCAACACAGGAATGTCTTGGTGCCATGCCTTTCTTATAGTGTGCTTAGTTCCACTAGCCCATCTTGCAACTGCCACTGAAAGACAGATATTTCCTCCAGTATTACCGGATATTTTACACGGCAACTATTTGGCTGGCCATGGCGGAGCTGATCCGACTGAGAAAATCTTTAACGTACTAGATTTTGGCGCCGTCACCAATGGAAAGAAAGATTCATCCCTT TCTCTCATACGAACATGGATTGCGGCATGCCGAGGTACTCACACCGGGAAATCAAGGGTTGTGATTCCTGAAGGAACATTCAAAGCGGGACCGGTTATATTTCAGGGTCCATGCACCTCCAAGAAGCCTATCATTGTTGAAATTAGAGGAACTGTTTTAGGAGCCAATGACTTGTCCTTGTATAAAGAACCATCCTGGATCTTAATTGAAAGGGTTGACGGAGTGATCGTTACAGGCAGGGGTACTCTTGATGGTCAAGGTTCAAGTGTCTGGAAACACGTTGAGAGCTGCAGCGGCAGCAACTGCAGTCCACTCCCACCG AACCTAAAATTTAACAGAGTCACAAACGGGGTCATCCGCGGCATCAATTCGCTACACCCTAAGGGAGTGCACATTTTCATTACAGAGAGCCAGAACATTAGGGTGCACTGGGTCCAAATCGAAGCGCCTGCAACAAGCCCTAACACCGATGGCATACACATAAGTGACTCAAACAACGTGAGGATTGCCAGAACTCGCATTTCTACTGGGGATGACTGCGTTGGTATGATTCAGGGATCCACCAACATTGCCATCAACAAAGTCTTTTGCGGACCTGGACATGGAATCAGCGTTGGTAGCCTTGGCAAGTACGAGACTGAAAATGATGTAAGAGGGATCGTTGTCAAGAACTGCACTTTCAACAACACAGACAACGGTATCAGAATCAAGTCGTGGCCCGGTTCGCAGCCAAGTCTAGCTACCGGCATGATTTTCCGGGACCTAATCATGCAAAATGTTAAGAACCCCATCATAATCGACCAGGAGTACGGTTGTAATGACAAATGCAACAAAGCG CCATCGAAAGTGAAGATCAGCAATGTGCATTACATCAACGTTAAGGGAACAACATCATCGGATATTGCAGTGGACCTGATCTGCAGCAGCCACTCTCCTTGTGAAGACATTGAGCTTCGTGACATTGATTTGAAGTACGTAGGTCCGAAGAAAGTTAGGACTAGCTCTCAGTGCAAGAATGCGAAAATAGGTTATGGTGGCATTCAAAACCCACCGGCTTGCCGTTGA